A part of Cervus elaphus chromosome 11, mCerEla1.1, whole genome shotgun sequence genomic DNA contains:
- the LOC122703614 gene encoding prolyl-tRNA synthetase associated domain-containing protein 1 isoform X2 translates to MRDTKVFTVEEMMPHIQHLKGAHSKNLFLKDKKKKGYWLVTVLHDRQINLNDLAKQLGVGSGNLRFADEAAMLEKLKVGQGCATPLALFCDDGDVKFVLDSAFLEGGYEKVYFHPMTNAATMGLSPEDFLTFVKNTGHDPIILNFDKN, encoded by the exons ATGCGGGACACCAAG GTGTTTACAGTTGAAGAAATGATGCCTCATATCCAGCATTTGAAAGGCGCACACAGTAAGAACTTATTTcttaaggacaaaaagaaaaaaggctatTGGCTGGTGACAGTTCTTCATGATAgacaaattaatttaaatgatCTGGCCAAGCAGTTAGGCGTCGGGAGTGGAAACCTGCGGTTTGCTGATGAAGCAGCCATGCTAGAAAAACTGAAAGTTGGCCAAGGTTGTGCCACACCATTGGCACTCttctgtgatgatggagatgTGAAGTTTGTTCTGGATTCTGCCTTTTTGGAAGGTGGATATGAAAAGGTGTACTTTCATCCAATGACCAACGCTGCAACCATGGGATTGAGCCCTGAAGACTTTCTCACATTTGTGAAGAACACAGGACATGATCCCATAATACTAAACTTTGATAAAAACTAA
- the LOC122703614 gene encoding prolyl-tRNA synthetase associated domain-containing protein 1 isoform X1, which translates to MAGAELRAALEQRLAALAIRTEVVEHPEVFTVEEMMPHIQHLKGAHSKNLFLKDKKKKGYWLVTVLHDRQINLNDLAKQLGVGSGNLRFADEAAMLEKLKVGQGCATPLALFCDDGDVKFVLDSAFLEGGYEKVYFHPMTNAATMGLSPEDFLTFVKNTGHDPIILNFDKN; encoded by the exons ATGGCAGGCGCTGAGTTGCGGGCGGCGCTGGAGCAGCGGCTCGCCGCCCTGGCCATTCGCACAGAGGTCGTGGAGCACCCAGAG GTGTTTACAGTTGAAGAAATGATGCCTCATATCCAGCATTTGAAAGGCGCACACAGTAAGAACTTATTTcttaaggacaaaaagaaaaaaggctatTGGCTGGTGACAGTTCTTCATGATAgacaaattaatttaaatgatCTGGCCAAGCAGTTAGGCGTCGGGAGTGGAAACCTGCGGTTTGCTGATGAAGCAGCCATGCTAGAAAAACTGAAAGTTGGCCAAGGTTGTGCCACACCATTGGCACTCttctgtgatgatggagatgTGAAGTTTGTTCTGGATTCTGCCTTTTTGGAAGGTGGATATGAAAAGGTGTACTTTCATCCAATGACCAACGCTGCAACCATGGGATTGAGCCCTGAAGACTTTCTCACATTTGTGAAGAACACAGGACATGATCCCATAATACTAAACTTTGATAAAAACTAA